The Castanea sativa cultivar Marrone di Chiusa Pesio chromosome 4, ASM4071231v1 sequence tttctttctctttgtcttttgGTTCCGATTTTCTATTTACAAAATTCTTggctctctttttcttaatattgGACTCGTTCAAGGCTCATTGagttgtgtgagagagagaagagagagagagagagacaaagagagagaaatttaatattaaacCTATAATTGGATAATTTAGTTTTTCAACACTTCTGCACTTGTTTTCTCAATTGCCATTGAGATTCCCACATAGAATCCCCAAATGGTTCTAAGAGTAAAACAGGCCGCGGTTGTACATTGTAATCATGAAACCCTTggtcaaaagaaaagaaaaagaagatatagAGTAGAAATAATGGctaaagagaaaggaaaaaattacAGTGGAAAGGTAAAGTAGAGAAAAGTAATTGACCCTAATAGGCTTCTCTCTTGCCTTCCCcgcaatttctttttttactttccttCACTTTCTACTCAAATTTCAAAGATTTAATCGCTTGTATGCAATGCTGTTTGAGAGATTTATATCACAAATCAGCATTTAGAACCCTTCCGGCAACTAAGTGAACCAGCATTAGCAGTAAGAGTAGCAACAAGAGAAGATGGTCTTGCACCTAAGCTCGAAGCCTTAGCATAGCTTGAGGAAGCCCCAGCTCCAGATGGTGTGAAAAATGCACCATTTAGCAATAGGTCTCCTTCAGATCTCCAATTCCAGCCCTTCCATTGACTTTCTGGTGCATCCTCATGTTTGGTCACCTGCACAAGTTCACAATTTGATAAATTACTCGATTCAATAATATGATATGTTGTAATTGgtagtatataataaaagtgataCTAGTAATAGACCAATTAAAATTGATGCAATTACTCTTCTCTGTTTctctttaaaacaaaaaaggtgAGTTGTTGAATAAGAAATGGGCTTTTTACCTCTTTGCTGTTTCTATCATCTGGTGCAAGAAATCTGTTCCCTTGACTATTGATGGTAGGGGAAGCACTCCCACCAATGGCATACATTTCCCAATGGGTGTAGTCATTGTTCACCACATGGAAGTACCCATGCCTACACCtacaaattaatgtgaaaaAGTGTACATTAAAACACCATAATGACCCAACTAGAtaacaaacaaaccaaaccaATTAAATTGAGAAGTTAatttacactttttctttttctttttccttttggtaCTTTACCTTGGCATTCTTTGAACAAGCCCTTCTCCAAAGTGATTGAAGGCAATAGTAACTTGCATGCCCTTGTCTTGAGTGTAGGAATCACTATGTCCCAATAACATAACCTTATCATGGTGTGTCATGTAATTGTTTGAAACGGTAATCATGGAAGACCCATGAATTGCATCAATCAAACCATCAGCACAGTTTGACAATGAGACATGGTCCACCCAAACATGGGTACCACCAAAGATGGATACACCATCACCATCTGATATGGTCCTCCACCCATAGTGATTTGGGGAATCTCTCACCATAGCATTCCCTCCTTGCTTACAATCATGTATGTTTATCCCATGGATTATAatgttagtcacatactgaaTAGTAATGCATGGACCCCCAGCTATGTGCACACTAGCTCCCCTACCATCAATTGTCTTAAACGAGTTCATAATCAATTCCTCCTTCAATTTGATCACCATATCACGTGCAAAAATAATCCACAATGGCTCATCTTGGATCACAGCATATCTTAGAGTCCCTGGCTTCGGAGTTACAGCATCATCATCACTAGAATCTGTGACCACATAAATCTTTCCATCTCTGCCACCAACAGCATTCTTGCCAAACCCAATTGCACAATCAGCCAGCTTCTGCCTATTCTTTTCCCAATTGGAATCACACCTCCAACAATCATCAATTGGGTTCCCAGTTGAGCATGAGAAATACCCCAACTTTCTCCTAGTCATAGACGCATTGATGCTCCTGCCATATCAAAAAAAATGTGACACATTTTTAATACCACAGAATCTAAACTGTAATAACTAAAGTAACTAACTTTTTCAGGTAACATTTATAGCTTCTTACCTTTGTACTTCTTGTACTACATACTCTGGGTCTTGAGCTGGGGTTGAGGCAATGAGGCTTGGGattaagaaagagaagagaatggTGATGAAAGACAATGAAGAAGAGCTTGCCATTTTCTTATTCTCTGCTAGGAAatgtgagtgagtgagagagagagagagagagagtgatatGAAGAGAAGGAGGGAAAGAAGGTGTTGTATATAAAGACATTAAAGCCGGGCTAACTGGCGTGATTAAACTAAACAAGTGGGGTCCAATGTTCTTCGTGATTTCTGATTTTATGGGATTCCCTTTGGGCAGTTTTGGCCGTTAAGCAAGCCCTGAATGATGGTCCTGAGAGAAAAACagagtgaaagaaaagaaaaaataaaattttaaaaaggaaatttctctatatttttgctTTTTCCAAATCTACACGCTCACTCGGGTGCATTATAGGGTACATTGAGTGGTACTACCTTGTGGGGCATATAttgtgttacttttttttctttctctattttttttttatgaacctTATGATTTGTGAaggttctttttttgtttttatttttaggggCAGAATGAGATCAttgttttgagtcttttgacaATATGGTAGTGAATTCAAAAACACGATTATATTCCTTACATAATTAACAATTGAAATGGTTCAAAAGCACAATATActtatcatatatatacacCTTCTTGGAtaatgaattcaaaataaaaatatattcattatCTGAATTGGATAACTTTAAGTTGTAATTGGTTCAATTGTTCTAAAACActaataaatattctttttggCTGAGGCTCTTATATTAATATtctcaaatttaaaacccaattgTTGGTTGCTTACTTGCTTCAATATGACAAATTTGAATTGTAAATAATGGTataatataaaaccaaaaataaggATTCATAGATCATACCCTTTTTATTATATGCCAATATTATTCAAACTCTCCTTTGTTACATTTTTAGGATTCCCTCTTGTATACTTTCCCACACAAGAGAAGCTCCTCCTTTTCTAAGGTAGTTAtactttcttatatatatacaattaaaAGTTCACATTTTTACTAAATTctaatgaaaaatgttaaaattactattaattttacttcttaaaaaaagcttacaaactaatataataatgaatataattagCGTCACCTCaacaatataatgaataaatatttaattttttttttttgtgtgattaATGATATGTTTTGTAAGATTAGTAACTTTTGGCTACTCAACAATGTGATAAGCTGATAATCTATgtttatctttctcttttcttacCATTTCCATCTATGAACACATCCTTATCCTTATCATAGAcaaaaaggtatttgacaaggCCAGactacaaaaaattgaactctCCTTTGTATATTTTTAGGATTCCCTCTTGTACACTTTCCCACACAAGAGAAGCTCCTCCTTTTCTAAGGTAGTTTATACAGtttttccatatatatacaATTAAAAGTTCACATTTTTACTAAATTGTCatgaaaaatgtttaaattactactaattttacttttttttataataaaaaaaaacttataaactaatgtaataataaatgtgattaacGTCACCTCaacaatataatgaataaatattcaatttttgctctctttttgCGATCAGTGATACATTTTGTAAGATTAGTAACTTTTGGCTACTCGACAATGCGATAATGCATgtttatctttctcttttcttacCATTTCCAACTATGAACACATCATTATCCTTATCATACACAGAAAGGTAATTGACAAGGCCAGACTaccaaaaaaattctattttcctGAGAAAAACTCACTACTAAAATTGGAATATGATCAATAACAGAAATATTGGACCATCTGCGTTTTGCATTTGATTTGCACATATTAATTATCAGACAATTGGATACATAACCAAAACATAATTAGAAAGACACCGACACTTACGATGTTGCTATCCAGATGttgatgaaaaaaaacaaaattttacattttcgTTTTTTATCGTTATTTCCACACCAACAGCATCATGCTTCCTATCTATTTGGCCTAGTTTAGCTGTTAAGAGTAGATATACTAGGTTGTTCTTTAAGATGACATTATTGAAGGTAATCCTGTACATTTGTATTCTTACCTTGTATTTGTCGCATTTAACATTGGTATTGATATGGACAAAGAGAAAGACTTGAATGGTtcttaaaataaagaataaaaagatgATAACGAAggagaagaaataaaataaaaaataaaaaagatcgGAAGGTGCAAATCATATATGACAGGCATAACAATCATATATAGAATAAACTAATAAAGTAAATGTCATGTTATTTAGTGTTATTCTTTGTTTGTTAAAGTTAGTCCACTAATCTTgctcatggttttttttttttttttatttatcatttgatGGTTACTGGTTACAATCGGGAGATaaatttgaatcctaaatgttttaaaaacaccaaaaattattaataaattgagtTATAAAACTCTTGGTAATCagagtatatatttattgaataCGTTAGTGATTTAATATATCCGTTAGAAAAGAGACTTTTTTTCCAAAAGGTAAGGtttattattcttttcttttctttttttgaaattgagtttattattcattagtTTAAAGCTTGCAttgttttttcaattattacTGCTTCGCTTATCATCCACTTGACTTTTTTGCAATGCCAAACAATTATTGCATATATATTTATACCCTCATAGCAAAAATACAAAGAGTTTACGTATATTTAGTGGAGTCTGCTATTAGGTTTTCTAAAAACTGCATGTGACCATATATAGTTCACAATTTCATATAATTTTGTTTGCATACATGAATAATATgaacatacattttttttaattgagataTAGAACATATATTAGCTCAATCTAAATgtataaatgtgtaaaattttctCTTAGAAACTTGAATTTCAACTTTTACATTCTTCAACTCACAAAAAtttatacttataaaataaccaTTACGTCAAAAATACGTCGTGTAATGAACATACATTGATCTTATACGATCCCGAGTAACTTTGGGGATAATGGTATGTAATTAGTTGTTTGTGCTTGGTTGCTCACCACGCACTTTAATGGCACAGAAGGCTATTCATCTTGTGAATCATTTATGACAATAAATAAGACCTCTCACTAAGTCACAAATCCTAGCTAGACAAGCACATGCTATGCTCTCAAAAATCAAACCTCTAAACCCTAGTAGGCccaactatttttctttttttctttttttctttcttctttattttctttctttcttaagcCATCCGAATAATTTCCCAACCGCAAAGTTCGCCGAAATTTCACAATAGGAGACAAAAACCGAAAAAGTGGCCGCGATGCTGATATGGCACAATGGTGATCTCTCAAGCTGCCACGTGGACATACAAATTGAACCCGACACATGGCCCGCAATTAGAGGCCCGGGTATACGTTTCAATTTGCTGACTTGGGCTCTTACTGGGCTCTCTCATATATAGTGTGAAAGCTACGTCCTCAATCCACAAACAAGTCCTCCCGATCATGGATTTTTATTCCTCTTAGATCGATACGCTTGTCGACTGTAAACTATTGAGGGCCGTTGATTATGGATTTGACAGCCAATTCAAGCCCTTGATTTTCAGATGGTGGGGTTGATcaactttttaaagaaaaagtgatTTTGGACAAATCCAACGTGTAAGGTCTTTGTATTTAGTGGTTTGAATAGAAAggatcaaaaattttaaaaaaattattataaaaaaaaaaaaaatagccatAGCCATGTTATAGTTGGTGTATTAGGAAGGGTTTGGTTATGGATGGTGAAGAGTAAGTGAAAAGTACTTAGCAACCTCCTCATCTCACTAACACGTGTTGCACAAGGGACAATGCCATGTGGCAGTccctctcaagtctcaacccaATAGTACTTCTCACTTGCACATGCAAAATCTCGTGTTTTCACATCAAAAATCTTAATTTGTGTACAGAGATATTGACAATATGacactaaaatatttttcattcagATTTCAAAAATTTGCTGCTTGAATTTATGGATTTATAAGACTTAAGAGTCAAATT is a genomic window containing:
- the LOC142631219 gene encoding putative pectate lyase 5, with translation MASSSSLSFITILFSFLIPSLIASTPAQDPEYVVQEVQRSINASMTRRKLGYFSCSTGNPIDDCWRCDSNWEKNRQKLADCAIGFGKNAVGGRDGKIYVVTDSSDDDAVTPKPGTLRYAVIQDEPLWIIFARDMVIKLKEELIMNSFKTIDGRGASVHIAGGPCITIQYVTNIIIHGINIHDCKQGGNAMVRDSPNHYGWRTISDGDGVSIFGGTHVWVDHVSLSNCADGLIDAIHGSSMITVSNNYMTHHDKVMLLGHSDSYTQDKGMQVTIAFNHFGEGLVQRMPRCRHGYFHVVNNDYTHWEMYAIGGSASPTINSQGNRFLAPDDRNSKEVTKHEDAPESQWKGWNWRSEGDLLLNGAFFTPSGAGASSSYAKASSLGARPSSLVATLTANAGSLSCRKGSKC